A part of Pseudoalteromonas arctica A 37-1-2 genomic DNA contains:
- the prmA gene encoding 50S ribosomal protein L11 methyltransferase, whose translation MAWIQIRINANAATADAVSDLLMEAGSASVTFIDAKDTPIYEPKIGTVVFWADTTVIGLFEANHDMNEVVALLKRHDELKDNLVYKIEQLEDKDWEREWMDNFHPIQFGERLWICPSWRDIPDPDAVNVLLDPGLAFGTGTHATTALCLKWLESQDLTGKTVVDFGCGSGILGIAAIKLGAERMIGIDIDPQALEASLDNANRNGVADKLEVYLPENQPEFTADIVVANILAQPLRELHSVILGLLKPGGKIAMSGILEEQAQSVADIYAPFIELDDIAVEGDWTRVSGTKKA comes from the coding sequence ATGGCTTGGATCCAAATTCGTATTAACGCCAATGCTGCAACAGCAGATGCAGTAAGTGACCTATTAATGGAAGCGGGTAGTGCTTCAGTAACCTTTATTGACGCAAAAGACACCCCTATTTACGAACCCAAAATTGGCACCGTTGTATTTTGGGCTGATACAACAGTAATTGGCTTGTTTGAAGCTAATCACGATATGAATGAAGTCGTTGCGTTATTGAAACGCCATGATGAACTAAAAGACAATTTAGTATACAAAATAGAGCAGCTTGAGGATAAAGACTGGGAACGTGAATGGATGGATAACTTCCACCCTATTCAATTTGGTGAAAGGCTATGGATTTGTCCAAGCTGGCGCGACATTCCAGATCCTGATGCAGTAAATGTACTGCTTGACCCTGGCCTTGCCTTTGGTACGGGCACACATGCAACAACGGCCTTATGTCTTAAGTGGTTAGAAAGCCAAGATCTAACAGGTAAAACGGTTGTTGATTTTGGTTGTGGCTCAGGCATTTTAGGTATTGCAGCTATAAAACTAGGCGCAGAGCGCATGATTGGGATTGATATTGATCCTCAAGCGCTTGAGGCAAGCCTCGATAATGCTAACCGTAATGGCGTTGCAGACAAACTTGAAGTATACCTTCCAGAAAACCAACCTGAGTTTACCGCCGACATAGTAGTGGCAAATATATTAGCCCAGCCACTTCGCGAATTGCACAGTGTAATTTTAGGTTTATTAAAGCCAGGTGGAAAAATTGCCATGTCGGGTATTTTAGAAGAACAAGCACAATCAGTTGCTGATATTTATGCACCGTTTATTGAACTAGATGACATTGCCGTTGAAGGTGATTGGACTCGAGTAAGTGGCACTAAAAAAGCGTAA
- the dusB gene encoding tRNA dihydrouridine synthase DusB translates to MRIGKYQLENNVIVAPMAGITDRPFRQLCRRLGAGLAVSEMLSSNPKVWKTEKSMNRMDHSGESGIRAVQIAGADPELMAQAAQFNVANGAQIIDINMGCPAKKVNKKLAGSALLQFPELVEEIIDAVVNAVDIPVTLKIRTGWDPDNRNGVEIARIAERYGIASLAVHGRTRACMYKGDAEYATIRDIKRSVSIPVVANGDITSPEKAKQVLDYTGADAIMIGRAAQGRPWIFREIDHYLRTGEHLQPPAIAEVRSILMEHLTNLHLFYGEPMGARIARKHVSWYLQTHDSDGQFRRVFNALDNPQAQVVALEQYFKTLAAN, encoded by the coding sequence GTGCGTATCGGTAAATACCAACTTGAGAATAATGTAATTGTCGCGCCAATGGCTGGCATTACAGACAGACCATTTAGACAACTTTGCCGTCGTTTAGGCGCAGGGCTAGCTGTTTCTGAAATGCTATCGTCTAATCCTAAGGTTTGGAAAACGGAAAAGTCGATGAACCGTATGGATCACAGCGGTGAGTCGGGTATACGCGCTGTGCAAATTGCAGGAGCAGATCCTGAGCTTATGGCGCAGGCCGCACAATTCAATGTTGCTAACGGTGCACAGATCATAGATATCAATATGGGGTGCCCAGCAAAAAAAGTGAACAAGAAACTCGCAGGCTCTGCCTTATTACAGTTTCCTGAACTTGTGGAAGAGATTATTGATGCAGTCGTTAATGCTGTTGATATACCTGTGACACTTAAAATCCGTACAGGATGGGATCCGGATAACCGTAATGGTGTAGAGATTGCGAGAATAGCTGAACGTTATGGCATTGCATCACTTGCTGTACATGGGCGTACGCGCGCATGTATGTACAAAGGTGATGCTGAGTACGCCACGATTAGGGATATAAAACGTTCAGTGTCGATCCCTGTTGTTGCCAATGGTGATATTACATCACCAGAAAAAGCAAAACAGGTTTTAGACTATACGGGTGCAGATGCCATTATGATTGGCCGAGCCGCCCAAGGTCGCCCTTGGATATTTAGGGAGATAGACCACTATTTGCGAACTGGGGAACACTTACAGCCGCCTGCTATTGCAGAGGTGCGCAGTATTTTAATGGAGCATTTAACAAACCTCCATCTGTTTTACGGTGAGCCAATGGGAGCGCGAATTGCTCGCAAACATGTATCTTGGTATTTGCAAACCCATGACAGTGATGGTCAGTTTAGGCGAGTATTTAATGCGCTCGACAACCCACAAGCACAGGTCGTCGCATTAGAGCAATACTTTAAAACACTAGCAGCTAACTAA
- the rpsU gene encoding 30S ribosomal protein S21, which produces MPVIKVRENEPFDVALRRFKRSCEKAGILSEVRRREHYEKPTAERKRKKAAAVKRHMKKLSRDNARRVKLY; this is translated from the coding sequence ATGCCAGTAATTAAAGTAAGAGAGAACGAACCGTTTGACGTAGCACTTCGTCGCTTCAAGCGTTCATGTGAAAAAGCAGGAATCCTTTCAGAAGTTCGTCGTCGCGAGCACTATGAAAAACCAACAGCTGAGCGTAAGCGTAAAAAAGCTGCTGCAGTAAAACGTCACATGAAAAAACTTTCTCGTGATAACGCACGTCGCGTTAAATTATACTAA
- the ftsY gene encoding signal recognition particle-docking protein FtsY produces the protein MTKKSKFMSWLGFGKSDKKEAEQKAAADKQQALAQEEAQKLEQEKLAQQAETERLQAEAEAERLEQERIAAEQIEAKRLEQEKLAQEQAEAECLKAEAETERLEQERIAAEQIEAKRLEQETLAQEQAEAERLKAEAETERLEQERIAAEQIEAKRLEQEKLAQEQAEAERLKAEAETERLEQERAENAEKIAIEQANAELLAKQQADAEAQRQEYAQRLADQETQMQLEQERLAAEKVETERLDQIRLEKKDEAVKAEKLAIEQANAELLAKEQADAEAQRQDQAKRLAEQEAQMRLEQERIAADKAESERLEQERIAAEKTQSERLEQERITAEKVENERLEQERIAAEKAQNERLEQERIAAEKAKNELLEQERIAADKVENERLEQERIAAEKAENERLDQERIAAEKLENERLEQERIAAGKAENERLEQERITAELAIEEAKKAEKPKKEGFFSRLKKGLLKTRVNIGSGFASIFSGKKIDDELFEDLETQLLTADLGVDTTMKLIDSLTDAANRKQLKDGDALYELMKQEMAAMLKTAEQPLVITKDKKPFVILMVGVNGVGKTTTIGKMAKQFQSEGKSVMLAAGDTFRAAAVEQLQVWGERNSIPVIAQHTGADSASVVFDAFQAAKARNIDVLIADTAGRLQNKDNLMQELEKIARVMKKIDPDAPHEVMLTIDAGTGQNAISQVNLFNQCVGLTGITLSKLDGTAKGGVIFAVADKFNIPIRYIGVGEGIDDLRAFKSDDFIDALFSQDEDDV, from the coding sequence ATGACAAAAAAAAGTAAATTCATGTCGTGGCTCGGTTTTGGCAAGTCAGATAAAAAAGAAGCAGAGCAAAAAGCAGCCGCTGATAAACAACAAGCATTAGCGCAAGAAGAAGCGCAGAAGCTAGAGCAAGAAAAGCTTGCGCAGCAGGCTGAAACTGAACGCTTACAAGCAGAAGCCGAAGCAGAGCGCTTAGAGCAGGAGCGTATTGCTGCTGAACAAATTGAAGCTAAACGTTTAGAGCAAGAAAAGCTAGCACAGGAGCAAGCTGAAGCTGAATGTTTAAAAGCAGAAGCCGAAACAGAGCGCTTAGAGCAGGAGCGTATTGCTGCTGAACAAATTGAAGCTAAACGTTTAGAGCAAGAAACGCTAGCACAGGAGCAAGCTGAAGCTGAACGTTTAAAAGCAGAGGCCGAAACAGAGCGCTTAGAGCAGGAGCGTATTGCTGCTGAACAAATTGAAGCTAAACGTTTAGAGCAAGAAAAGCTAGCACAGGAGCAAGCTGAAGCTGAACGTTTAAAAGCAGAGGCCGAAACAGAGCGCTTAGAGCAGGAGCGTGCTGAAAACGCAGAAAAGATTGCAATTGAGCAGGCCAATGCTGAATTACTTGCAAAACAACAAGCTGATGCAGAAGCGCAAAGACAAGAATATGCACAACGTTTAGCCGATCAAGAAACGCAGATGCAATTAGAGCAAGAGCGATTGGCTGCAGAAAAAGTAGAGACTGAGCGACTAGATCAAATACGCCTTGAAAAAAAGGATGAAGCTGTAAAGGCTGAAAAGCTTGCAATAGAGCAAGCGAATGCTGAGTTATTAGCAAAAGAACAAGCAGATGCTGAAGCACAAAGACAAGATCAAGCAAAACGTTTAGCAGAACAAGAAGCGCAAATGCGTTTAGAGCAGGAGCGCATTGCTGCTGATAAAGCAGAAAGCGAGCGCTTAGAACAAGAACGTATTGCGGCTGAAAAAACTCAGAGTGAGCGTTTAGAGCAAGAACGCATTACTGCTGAAAAAGTAGAAAATGAGCGTTTAGAGCAAGAACGTATTGCTGCTGAAAAAGCTCAGAACGAGCGCTTAGAGCAAGAGCGCATTGCGGCTGAGAAAGCAAAAAACGAGCTTTTAGAGCAAGAGCGCATTGCGGCTGACAAAGTTGAAAATGAACGTTTAGAACAAGAACGTATTGCGGCTGAAAAAGCAGAAAATGAACGTTTAGATCAAGAGCGCATTGCTGCTGAAAAATTAGAAAATGAGCGTTTAGAGCAAGAGCGCATTGCAGCGGGAAAAGCAGAAAACGAGCGTTTAGAACAAGAACGTATAACAGCAGAGCTTGCAATTGAAGAAGCTAAAAAAGCAGAAAAGCCGAAAAAAGAAGGGTTTTTCTCTCGTCTTAAAAAGGGCTTGTTAAAAACTCGCGTTAATATAGGTTCTGGTTTTGCATCTATTTTTAGTGGTAAAAAAATAGATGACGAATTATTTGAAGATCTTGAAACACAGCTGCTCACCGCCGATTTAGGCGTTGATACCACCATGAAGTTGATTGATAGCTTAACTGATGCTGCAAACCGTAAGCAGTTAAAAGATGGTGATGCGCTTTATGAGTTAATGAAACAAGAAATGGCGGCGATGCTAAAAACGGCTGAACAGCCTTTAGTAATTACCAAAGATAAAAAGCCATTTGTTATTTTAATGGTGGGCGTAAATGGCGTTGGTAAAACAACGACTATTGGTAAGATGGCTAAGCAATTTCAAAGCGAAGGTAAGTCGGTTATGCTGGCTGCTGGCGATACGTTTAGAGCGGCTGCTGTTGAGCAACTTCAGGTTTGGGGTGAACGTAACAGCATTCCTGTTATTGCACAGCATACGGGTGCAGATAGTGCATCGGTTGTTTTTGATGCATTCCAAGCTGCAAAAGCACGTAATATAGATGTGTTAATTGCAGATACAGCGGGTCGCTTGCAAAATAAAGATAACTTAATGCAAGAGCTTGAAAAAATAGCTCGTGTTATGAAAAAAATTGATCCTGATGCGCCGCACGAAGTGATGTTAACCATTGATGCTGGCACAGGTCAAAATGCAATTAGCCAAGTGAACTTATTTAATCAATGCGTTGGCTTAACTGGTATTACGCTTTCAAAACTTGATGGAACTGCAAAGGGTGGTGTTATTTTTGCGGTTGCAGATAAGTTTAATATTCCAATTCGTTACATTGGTGTTGGTGAAGGTATTGATGATTTACGCGCTTTTAAAAGCGATGACTTTATTGATGCGTTATTTAGCCAAGATGAGGACGACGTTTAA
- a CDS encoding GatB/YqeY domain-containing protein, giving the protein MSLLITLKDAQKDAMRAKDKQRLNPIRMVLAAIKQREIDERIELDDAGITSVIVKLVKQRRDSYTQYKDAGRDDLADIEANEIVALETFLPQKLSEEEIIALIDAAIADTNAAGMQDMGKVMGIIKSKAEGRADMGKISGLIKQRLTA; this is encoded by the coding sequence ATGAGCCTTTTAATAACGCTAAAAGATGCGCAAAAAGATGCGATGAGAGCTAAAGACAAACAACGTCTTAACCCTATTCGTATGGTACTTGCTGCAATCAAGCAACGTGAAATTGACGAGCGCATAGAACTAGACGACGCAGGTATTACCTCCGTTATAGTGAAGCTTGTTAAACAACGTCGTGACTCTTACACTCAGTACAAAGATGCTGGGCGTGATGATTTAGCTGATATTGAAGCCAATGAAATAGTGGCGCTTGAAACTTTCTTACCTCAAAAATTGAGTGAAGAAGAAATCATTGCTCTCATTGATGCGGCTATTGCTGATACTAACGCAGCAGGTATGCAAGACATGGGTAAAGTAATGGGTATAATCAAAAGCAAAGCCGAAGGTCGTGCCGATATGGGCAAAATCTCTGGTTTAATTAAGCAACGATTAACTGCCTAA
- the rpoD gene encoding RNA polymerase sigma factor RpoD, whose product MDPTPQSQLKLLIQKGKEQGYLTFAEVNDHLPQDIIDSDQVEDIISMINDMGIKVSENAPDADELMMQETTTDEDAAEAAAAALATVEKEIGRTTDPVRMYMREMGTVELLTREGEIVIAKRIEEGINQVQISVAEYPEAITYLLEQWDKFEAEEMRLSDIIVGFIDPNEDTAPISATNIGSELSAKQLDDDKDDKDDADSDDEDEEEVDTGPDPEEARIHFENLRDLYNKARDTFEAKGRSHPESQAAIFEIGELFRTFKLIPKQFDRMVNNMREMMDRVRVQERLIMKQAVQIAKLPKKTFVKHFANNETDASWVDLEISGNEKYSAKLEEVKPEIIRSINKLSVIEQTTGLSIERIKDINRRMSIGEAKARRAKKEMVEANLRLVISIAKKYTNRGLQFLDLIQEGNIGLMKAVDKFEYRRGYKFSTYATWWIRQAITRSIADQARTIRIPVHMIETINKLNRISRQMLQEMGREPNPEELAERMMMPEDKIRKVLKIAKEPISMETPIGDDEDSHLGDFIEDTTIDSPIDSATMESLRGATNDVLAGLTAREAKVLRMRFGIDMNTDHTLEEVGKQFDVTRERIRQIEAKALRKLRHPSRSDLLKSFLDAK is encoded by the coding sequence ATGGATCCAACTCCTCAGTCACAATTAAAACTTCTGATTCAAAAAGGTAAAGAGCAAGGCTACTTAACTTTTGCAGAAGTAAATGATCACCTTCCACAAGACATTATAGACTCAGATCAAGTAGAAGATATCATAAGCATGATTAATGATATGGGTATCAAGGTTAGCGAAAACGCGCCTGATGCTGATGAATTAATGATGCAAGAAACAACGACAGACGAAGACGCAGCTGAAGCTGCCGCTGCAGCCCTTGCGACTGTAGAAAAAGAAATCGGCCGTACAACGGATCCGGTTCGCATGTACATGCGTGAAATGGGTACTGTTGAACTTCTTACACGTGAAGGCGAAATTGTAATCGCTAAACGTATCGAAGAAGGCATTAACCAAGTACAGATTTCTGTTGCAGAGTACCCTGAAGCAATCACTTACCTGCTAGAGCAGTGGGATAAGTTTGAAGCTGAAGAAATGCGTTTAAGCGATATCATCGTTGGATTTATCGATCCTAATGAAGATACAGCGCCAATTTCAGCAACTAATATCGGTTCAGAATTAAGTGCTAAGCAACTTGATGACGATAAAGATGACAAAGATGATGCTGATAGCGATGACGAAGATGAAGAAGAAGTAGACACAGGGCCAGATCCTGAAGAAGCGCGCATTCATTTTGAAAATTTACGTGATTTATACAATAAAGCACGTGATACGTTTGAAGCTAAAGGTCGTTCGCATCCTGAATCACAAGCCGCCATTTTTGAAATTGGTGAGCTTTTCAGAACCTTTAAATTAATACCTAAACAGTTTGACCGCATGGTAAATAACATGCGTGAAATGATGGATCGTGTTCGCGTTCAAGAACGTCTAATCATGAAACAAGCTGTACAAATTGCTAAATTACCGAAGAAAACATTCGTTAAGCATTTTGCTAACAACGAAACTGACGCTTCATGGGTAGATTTAGAAATTTCAGGTAACGAAAAGTATTCAGCTAAACTTGAAGAAGTTAAGCCAGAAATCATTCGTAGCATTAATAAACTATCTGTTATTGAACAAACAACAGGTTTAAGCATTGAGCGTATTAAAGACATTAACCGTCGAATGAGCATTGGTGAAGCGAAAGCACGCCGTGCAAAAAAAGAAATGGTTGAAGCTAACTTACGTCTTGTAATCTCAATAGCTAAAAAATATACAAACCGTGGCTTACAATTCTTGGATTTAATTCAAGAAGGTAACATTGGTCTGATGAAAGCAGTTGATAAGTTTGAATATCGCCGTGGTTATAAGTTCTCTACTTATGCTACGTGGTGGATACGTCAAGCAATCACTCGCTCTATTGCTGACCAAGCAAGAACAATCCGTATTCCAGTACATATGATTGAAACGATTAATAAACTTAACCGTATTTCTCGTCAAATGTTACAAGAAATGGGTCGTGAGCCAAATCCAGAAGAATTAGCAGAACGCATGATGATGCCTGAGGATAAAATCCGTAAGGTACTTAAGATTGCTAAAGAGCCAATTTCAATGGAAACACCAATCGGTGATGATGAAGATTCTCACTTAGGTGACTTTATCGAAGATACAACTATTGATTCGCCAATTGATTCGGCAACAATGGAGTCTCTTCGTGGCGCGACTAACGATGTACTTGCAGGCCTAACAGCCCGTGAAGCTAAAGTACTACGTATGCGTTTTGGTATTGATATGAATACCGACCACACCTTAGAAGAAGTAGGTAAACAGTTTGACGTAACACGTGAACGTATTCGTCAAATAGAAGCGAAAGCGCTGCGTAAATTACGCCACCCTTCTCGCTCAGATTTACTGAAAAGCTTTTTAGACGCTAAATAA
- the dnaG gene encoding DNA primase, producing the protein MAGKIPRNFIDDLLARTDIVDLIDSKVGLKKAGKDYQACCPFHNEKSPSFTVSQDKQFYHCFGCGANGNAISFVMEYEKLEFVDAIEEIASMLNLEVPREQGTNSAPERTAAQKRSDYDLMLHTARFYQHQLKHHSNSAAVIEYVKGRGLSGETVKKFMIGYAPSEWDGLCLQLGRNKEQKEQLVELKLASEKTPGRQFDFFRDRLMFPIRDKRGRVIAFGGRVMQADQGPKYLNSPETRIFHKGFELYGLYEAKQAHKKLEHVMVVEGYMDVVALAEQGIEYAVASLGTATTSEHMHTLFRTTDKVICCYDGDRAGRDAAWRALENALPYLNDGKALQFTFLPDGEDPDSLVQKEGKEQFESRLSQADDFTKVLFNKLSQEVDLTLDSGKAKLLSAALPLIEKIPSEFYQENILEQLGRLIGRTREQLNNRLKTPKQQHSIERKFKITPMRQAIGILIQHPNLAKNVPYLPELAQMNIAGIGLLLRLQEQALEKESITTAQLLEFFRGTEDYEPLIKLATWQHDINEERLETVFKNTFKFIEDQCLNYRLETLLIKDKTQGLSSDERLECHLLMTALKATNS; encoded by the coding sequence ATGGCTGGAAAGATCCCACGTAACTTTATAGACGATTTACTTGCCAGAACCGATATTGTCGACCTGATAGACTCAAAAGTAGGTCTAAAAAAAGCAGGTAAGGATTATCAAGCTTGTTGCCCATTTCATAACGAAAAATCGCCCTCATTTACCGTATCGCAAGACAAACAGTTCTATCATTGCTTTGGTTGTGGCGCTAATGGTAATGCTATTTCGTTTGTAATGGAGTATGAAAAGCTTGAGTTTGTAGATGCTATTGAAGAAATAGCAAGCATGCTTAACTTAGAAGTACCTCGAGAACAAGGCACAAACTCAGCACCAGAACGTACTGCTGCGCAAAAGCGCTCTGATTACGATTTAATGCTTCATACTGCGCGCTTTTATCAGCACCAATTAAAACACCACAGTAATTCTGCCGCCGTTATTGAATATGTAAAAGGCCGTGGTTTAAGTGGTGAAACAGTTAAAAAGTTTATGATTGGCTACGCCCCCAGCGAATGGGATGGATTATGTCTTCAGCTTGGCCGTAATAAAGAACAAAAAGAGCAATTAGTTGAATTAAAGCTAGCTTCAGAAAAAACACCAGGCAGACAATTTGATTTTTTCCGCGACCGATTAATGTTCCCTATTCGCGATAAACGCGGACGCGTTATTGCATTTGGTGGGCGTGTAATGCAAGCCGACCAAGGGCCAAAATATTTAAACTCGCCAGAGACCCGAATTTTTCATAAAGGCTTTGAGCTTTACGGACTTTATGAAGCAAAGCAAGCCCATAAAAAACTTGAGCATGTAATGGTTGTGGAAGGTTACATGGATGTTGTTGCCTTAGCCGAGCAAGGGATTGAATATGCCGTTGCATCACTAGGTACCGCAACAACAAGCGAGCACATGCATACGCTGTTTAGAACAACAGATAAAGTAATCTGTTGTTACGATGGCGACAGAGCTGGCCGTGATGCAGCTTGGAGGGCGCTTGAAAACGCACTTCCTTATTTAAATGACGGTAAAGCACTGCAATTTACTTTTTTACCCGATGGCGAAGACCCTGACTCTCTTGTACAAAAAGAAGGTAAGGAGCAATTCGAATCGCGCCTAAGCCAAGCAGATGACTTTACCAAAGTATTGTTTAATAAATTAAGCCAAGAAGTTGATTTAACACTCGACTCAGGAAAAGCTAAATTACTCAGTGCAGCACTTCCACTCATTGAAAAAATCCCAAGTGAATTTTATCAAGAAAACATTCTTGAACAATTAGGGCGTTTAATCGGAAGAACACGTGAGCAATTAAATAACCGTTTAAAAACCCCAAAGCAACAGCATTCGATTGAACGTAAGTTTAAAATAACACCAATGCGTCAAGCGATTGGTATTTTAATTCAACATCCTAATTTGGCTAAAAATGTGCCATATTTGCCTGAACTCGCACAAATGAATATTGCTGGTATAGGGCTATTATTACGCTTACAAGAGCAAGCTTTAGAAAAAGAAAGCATTACCACAGCGCAACTACTCGAATTTTTTAGAGGAACTGAAGATTACGAGCCCTTAATCAAGCTTGCAACGTGGCAACACGACATAAATGAAGAGCGTTTAGAGACGGTTTTTAAAAATACTTTCAAGTTTATTGAAGATCAGTGTTTAAATTATCGACTCGAGACCCTATTAATAAAGGACAAGACTCAAGGCCTTAGTAGCGACGAAAGACTTGAGTGTCATTTGTTAATGACAGCGTTAAAAGCCACTAACAGTTAG
- the fis gene encoding DNA-binding transcriptional regulator Fis has product MFEQNVTSPFITNPHVQSHEKPQPLRDAVKKAVHHYLKQLNGQDVQDVYDLVLSELEAPLLEEVMTYTRGNQTRAAILLGINRGTLRKKLKKYGMN; this is encoded by the coding sequence ATGTTCGAACAAAACGTGACTTCTCCATTTATCACTAACCCTCATGTTCAGTCACACGAGAAACCGCAGCCATTGCGTGATGCAGTAAAAAAAGCTGTTCACCACTATTTAAAGCAGCTTAACGGTCAAGATGTGCAAGACGTTTACGACCTTGTTCTTTCAGAGCTAGAAGCGCCATTACTTGAAGAAGTGATGACATATACACGTGGTAACCAAACTCGTGCAGCAATTTTACTAGGTATCAACCGTGGTACTTTACGTAAAAAGCTTAAAAAATACGGCATGAACTAA
- the rsmD gene encoding 16S rRNA (guanine(966)-N(2))-methyltransferase RsmD, translated as MRKKTMQNKATNKPSDGFIRVISGQFRGRKLPVKNVEGLRPTTDRIKETVFNWLMQDTRDTNVLDCFAGSGGLGFEALSRFAKNATFIELDSSAAKQLEQNISTLKLDNAYVKHTNSLSFLEQKNTNEAFNLVFVDPPFRKDLAQTTCDLLEKNQWLSDDALIYVEVETELTTFKNPSNWLLIKEKKAGQVFCKLYQRQAN; from the coding sequence ATGAGAAAAAAAACAATGCAAAATAAAGCTACTAACAAGCCCAGTGATGGCTTTATTAGAGTGATTAGTGGCCAATTTCGAGGCCGAAAACTCCCTGTTAAAAATGTAGAAGGCTTAAGACCTACTACCGATCGAATTAAAGAAACTGTATTTAATTGGCTAATGCAAGATACGCGTGACACAAATGTACTTGATTGTTTTGCAGGTTCTGGTGGGTTAGGATTTGAAGCGCTATCTCGATTTGCAAAAAACGCCACATTTATCGAGCTCGACTCGTCAGCTGCCAAGCAATTAGAACAAAACATTAGCACTTTAAAGCTCGACAACGCATACGTTAAACATACTAATTCACTCTCCTTTTTAGAGCAAAAAAACACAAACGAAGCGTTTAATCTTGTATTTGTTGACCCACCATTTCGTAAAGATTTAGCGCAAACAACCTGCGATTTATTAGAAAAAAACCAATGGTTAAGCGATGATGCATTAATTTATGTTGAAGTAGAAACAGAGTTAACCACCTTCAAGAACCCGAGCAACTGGTTGTTAATTAAAGAAAAAAAGGCAGGCCAAGTGTTTTGCAAACTCTACCAGCGCCAAGCAAATTAA